AGTCTGTAAATTTTTTCAATCCGGAAGCTATTGTCATAACTTACAACCGCACGGCCCGCTTTTCCCTTTTTTGTTGTAATAACAATTGCACCAGATGCCCCCTCCGAGCCATATAACGCAGAGGCTTCGGGCCCTTTTAATACAGTAATGGTCTCGATATCGCTGGGGTTAATATCCGCCGCCCTGTTTCCGTAATCATTATTACGGTTAGCGGCATTCGCATTTCCGATCAGGTTATCCTGGTTCACGGTCTGATTATCATAAGGCACACCATCAACCACAAACAGCGGTTGGTTATTGCCTCCCAGCGAAACGGGGCCTCTCAACACAATGGTCGTTGAAGCACCAGGAGCACCAGAAGAGGGGGTGATATTAGCTCCTGCCACACGGCCAATTAAACCATTAATCCAATTATCACGCTGGGTTCCGGCAATTTCATCCCCGTTTAACTGTTGAGCCTGGTAGGACAATCCCCTTTTATTCTGCCTATTTCCGTATGCAGTTACAATCACCTCATCCAAATCACTTTTGCCCTTTACTAATTGAATATTTGCAACTGCACTGCTGCCGGCCTTGATCGTTTGTGATGTAAATCCAACATAACTCACCACAAGATCCTGCCCAGGTGCTGCGTCTATTGAAAATGTTCCATCCTCCTTAGTAACCGTTGCTCTTGCAGTTCCTTTTATCGCAATCGTAACTCCAGGCATCGGCTTTCCCTCTTCATCGGATACTTTTCCAATAACGGCTTTTGTTTGCCCGACAACCCAATAAGGAAGCGTAAAGAAAAGGATGAACAATACCATCCCCGGTAAAGCGCACTTTCTCATAATTGTCCGTCTATTTTAATTTTTATCGTAAATCAGATCTTCTGCAGGAGGCTCAAAAGAATATCAGCACAATTGTAAAGGTTTACTTCTCCGGATACTTTCCGGAAAACTTACATAAAAATGGCTCCCTGCACACAAATCAAGCAGCTGACTAATGTCCTCCCAATGTCAATAATTCTGGTATTTTGTCAATTTTCTATAAACCCTGTTAAAGATATGTAAAAAAAACCATTAAAACAAGCAGCTTCTATAAAAAACCTGCAAATTCATGCAATTCTGCTCGCGAAGAAGCGGCGGTAAGTATGAAAGTTTTAAGTTTACTTTTCTATCTTACCATCCTGTTGTTTGTGATAATTTATACCCTCTGGACTCATATTCCTGGATCTGCGATGTACCTAAAGGCGACATATATACTTTGTCCGTAAAAGCGTTCCTGTTTGATGCATTTTCAACCATCCAATATCCGATCATATCTGCAGCATTGTTTCCATTATATGTAACAACAGTTCCATCGGCCTTCTTAACCCTTGCTTTATTAACCGTTGTGGCGCTAAGCGCTGAAGGAATCTCCGCTTTTACGTTTACCCATGGTCCAAGGAAATAATCCGGGTTCCTGCTGAAATCCATATACTGAATTTTCTTCCATCTTTTCAAATCCATCAACCTTGCAAATTCGAACACAAACTCCATCCTTCTTTCACGGCGTATTTCCCAAAGCAAGGGCGACACATCGGCATCTCTTGCCGGGTCAGCAGGCAGCGACGACAACATCAGGTGCTTTGTTTTTTGAATACCCTTGGCAATAGCGGCGCCGTCCAGCGGACGGTCACGGATCGCATTGATGGATTTGTCAATATCATCCTGGGTTACGGCCGGGCCTCCAAAATGCTCCGCCAACTCGGCTTTTGCTTCTACCCAGTTCAGCACCACTTCAGCCAACCGTATAACAGGAGCGTCGCTGGTATTGGTATTGCTACCCCAGGCTGGTGGATAAGGTTTACCCAAATAAGTGAGCGCTTCGCGGGATGCGAACTTAAAGCCATATAAAAGTGTAGCCGAACTACCCAATGGCTTGTCAAAGAATGAGGCTTCAAAACGCGGATCACGGGTCTTTATCAAATCAGCAATGGAAAAGCTATTGGCATTTGGCAAAAGGGAATTTTGCCACACCTGGCCATCATTCAGAATAAACGACTTTATAAGCACAAGGTTGGCATCTACCCCCACCACTTCTGTTCCGTTTTGATAAGAGCCGATAGCATGGGTAATATTCTGTGCTGCATCATAAGACCGGTAGAGGATCACTTCTGGATTTCCGGCAAGGTTATCCGATGAAAACAATGCTTTGAAATCACTGGTGAACTTGTATGCGGGGTTACCCATTACTATTCCGGCAGCCTCCACAGCAAATTCCAGGTATTTTTTTGCCCTGGCTTCATCAATTCCATGGTAATGCTCAAATGTACCTTCAAAAAGCATCAGCCTCGAAATAAAGGCCGCTGCAACATACTTATTTAAAAGCTGGGCACCATCATTCTCACGCATG
The sequence above is a segment of the Niabella agricola genome. Coding sequences within it:
- a CDS encoding RagB/SusD family nutrient uptake outer membrane protein, translating into MKYLYSIAICLAFLSCNKEVLNRPPLTNYMDDKYWRSEDDVRMYVNTYYPNYFNGYNTSFTVDYTPVRGYTFNDDLTKKNVQTNFESTIPNSRGSYSEGAEWLQNYGGPTWDFAWVRKSNVLLDRLDNVVKPKISDEAYKHWAAVGRFFRGFEYSRLVSVFGKVPYYDKVIAQSDMDALYKDRDDRGMVMDKVYDDFKYALANMRENDGAQLLNKYVAAAFISRLMLFEGTFEHYHGIDEARAKKYLEFAVEAAGIVMGNPAYKFTSDFKALFSSDNLAGNPEVILYRSYDAAQNITHAIGSYQNGTEVVGVDANLVLIKSFILNDGQVWQNSLLPNANSFSIADLIKTRDPRFEASFFDKPLGSSATLLYGFKFASREALTYLGKPYPPAWGSNTNTSDAPVIRLAEVVLNWVEAKAELAEHFGGPAVTQDDIDKSINAIRDRPLDGAAIAKGIQKTKHLMLSSLPADPARDADVSPLLWEIRRERRMEFVFEFARLMDLKRWKKIQYMDFSRNPDYFLGPWVNVKAEIPSALSATTVNKARVKKADGTVVTYNGNNAADMIGYWMVENASNRNAFTDKVYMSPLGTSQIQEYESRGYKLSQTTGW